In Bartonella bovis 91-4, the following proteins share a genomic window:
- a CDS encoding Maf family protein, which yields MEIDLVLASASPRRLELLAQIGVDPSRVYAAMIDETPKPKEHPAHLAKRLACEKALKAYDSLLCCDHNSQHVVSSKKCLILAADTVVAVGRIILPKPGGKEEAYECLRLLSGCVHNVYSAVCIVDECGRKTVQLVKSCVRFRCLTPSMIEAYLACREWEGKAGGYAIQGKAGVFVTNISGSYSNVVGLPLAQTMDLLTAYHYPVLSKWT from the coding sequence ATGGAAATCGATTTGGTACTTGCTTCTGCTTCACCGCGTCGTTTAGAACTTTTAGCGCAAATTGGTGTTGATCCCAGCCGGGTTTATGCGGCTATGATTGATGAAACGCCAAAGCCAAAAGAGCACCCTGCTCATCTAGCAAAACGCCTAGCATGTGAAAAAGCGCTCAAAGCTTATGACAGCCTGTTATGCTGTGATCATAATAGCCAACATGTTGTGTCGTCGAAAAAATGCTTGATCTTAGCTGCCGATACTGTTGTTGCTGTTGGGCGCATTATTCTTCCTAAACCCGGTGGAAAAGAGGAAGCCTATGAATGTTTGCGCTTGCTGTCAGGGTGTGTTCACAACGTATATAGTGCTGTTTGTATTGTAGACGAATGTGGGAGAAAAACTGTTCAATTAGTCAAAAGTTGTGTTCGTTTTCGATGTTTGACCCCTTCAATGATTGAGGCTTATCTAGCTTGCCGAGAGTGGGAAGGAAAAGCTGGAGGTTATGCTATTCAAGGAAAAGCTGGGGTTTTTGTTACCAATATTTCTGGTTCTTATTCTAATGTGGTTGGTTTGCCGTTGGCTCAAACGATGGACCTTTTAACAGCTTATCATTACCCTGTTCTTTCTAAGTGGACTTAA
- the infA gene encoding translation initiation factor IF-1: MSKEEVLEFSGIVTELLPNAMFRVKLENDHEIIAHTAGRMRKNRIRVLAGDKIMVEMTPYDLTKGRITYRYK; this comes from the coding sequence ATGTCCAAAGAAGAAGTTTTGGAATTTTCTGGTATTGTAACCGAGCTCTTGCCTAATGCAATGTTTCGCGTAAAACTAGAAAATGATCACGAAATTATTGCTCATACGGCTGGAAGAATGCGTAAAAACCGTATTCGTGTGTTGGCTGGTGATAAAATTATGGTTGAGATGACCCCTTATGATTTGACAAAAGGGCGTATTACATATCGCTATAAATAA
- the purE gene encoding 5-(carboxyamino)imidazole ribonucleotide mutase yields the protein MAKHAFDVALLMGSQSDWQTMRHSADILTQLGISHVSQIISAHRTPDRLYHFAKGAKAAGFKVLIAGAGGAAHLPGMLAALTPLPVFGVPVQSRTLLGKDSLLSIVQMPAGIPVGTLAIGKAGAINAALLSAAVMAVYDEDLAKRLEEWRKQQTENIAEYPINEVLDAPSS from the coding sequence ATGGCCAAACACGCATTTGACGTCGCGCTTTTAATGGGCAGCCAATCTGATTGGCAAACAATGCGCCATAGCGCAGATATTTTAACACAGCTTGGCATTTCTCATGTTTCACAGATTATTTCTGCCCACCGCACCCCTGATCGGCTTTATCACTTTGCGAAAGGGGCAAAAGCAGCAGGCTTTAAAGTTTTGATAGCAGGTGCCGGAGGTGCAGCACATCTTCCCGGCATGCTTGCAGCCCTAACCCCATTGCCTGTTTTTGGAGTTCCTGTGCAATCACGCACCCTATTGGGGAAAGATTCTTTACTCTCCATAGTGCAAATGCCTGCAGGCATACCAGTTGGCACATTGGCAATAGGTAAAGCAGGCGCCATTAATGCGGCGCTTTTATCAGCAGCAGTAATGGCTGTTTATGATGAAGACCTTGCTAAACGTCTTGAAGAATGGCGAAAACAACAAACAGAAAACATTGCTGAGTACCCTATAAATGAGGTTTTAGATGCCCCATCCTCCTGA